A window from Exiguobacterium marinum DSM 16307 encodes these proteins:
- the rapZ gene encoding RNase adapter RapZ encodes MEDFKGLEELIIISGMSGAGKSVAMNSFEDLGYFCVDNLPPVLLPQLIDVISSVRPKIAVAIDTRTRDFIDSLFIVIDDLEKKNVHPHLLYLETRDDVLVRRYKETRRSHPLAPEDAPLVGIKMERELLEGFRDRAHTLYDTSDLKPQMLKDRILQQFNEERIPFTVNFMSFGFKHGVPLDIDLLFDVRFITNPFYIPELRPLTGQTTEVQDYVMSHPEARAFYKKLIDMLEFLLPQYKREGKTQIVVAFGCTGGKHRSITFAEKVSEHFAERYNVKTVHRDLAHATKEK; translated from the coding sequence ATGGAAGATTTTAAAGGATTAGAAGAATTGATCATCATCAGTGGAATGAGCGGGGCAGGGAAGTCGGTCGCGATGAATAGTTTCGAGGACCTCGGCTATTTTTGTGTCGATAACTTACCGCCGGTTCTCTTGCCACAATTGATTGATGTCATCAGCTCGGTCCGGCCGAAAATCGCGGTCGCTATTGATACACGCACGAGAGATTTTATCGACAGCTTGTTCATCGTCATTGACGATTTAGAAAAGAAAAATGTACATCCACATCTATTGTACTTAGAGACAAGGGACGACGTGCTCGTTCGTCGCTATAAAGAGACACGACGTTCACATCCGCTCGCACCTGAAGATGCGCCACTCGTTGGGATCAAGATGGAGCGCGAACTGCTAGAAGGATTCCGTGACCGTGCTCATACGCTTTATGACACGAGTGATTTGAAGCCACAGATGTTGAAGGACCGCATCCTACAACAATTTAATGAGGAACGGATTCCGTTCACGGTCAACTTCATGTCGTTTGGTTTCAAACATGGGGTGCCGCTCGATATCGACTTGTTATTCGATGTCCGTTTCATTACGAACCCGTTTTATATACCTGAGCTTCGACCGCTCACGGGTCAGACGACAGAAGTGCAGGATTACGTCATGTCACATCCGGAGGCACGAGCGTTCTATAAAAAGTTGATTGACATGCTCGAGTTCCTCCTTCCGCAATATAAGCGCGAAGGAAAGACACAGATTGTCGTGGCGTTCGGTTGTACGGGCGGAAAACACCGATCGATCACATTTGCTGAGAAAGTATCGGAACACTTCGCCGAGCGATATAACGTGAAGACAGTCCACCGTGACCTCGCTCACGCGACGAAGGAGAAGTGA
- a CDS encoding gluconeogenesis factor YvcK family protein, whose protein sequence is MRRDRKVVAIGGGTGLSTLVRGLKHYPLDITAIVTVGDDGGSSGRLRDEFHMLPPGDIRNVILALSEVEPLMDKILQYRFDTGYGLEGHSLGNLMLTAATHICEGSFVKAIDVMSQLLNAQGKVLPVTETLMTLAAEFEDGTIVKGESKIPLQEQPIKRLFLLEDGIKPAPGVVEAIEEADVIVLGPGSLYTSIIPNLLIPAVREEIIRSKVPVVYICNVMTQPGETKGYDAMKHLKVVESYLGKASIDTIVVNNEPIAEDYLERYLEDGSEEVRFDRKKLRHYGTNVLAGDIVDYNRDYIRHDSDAIAGLVMQRVLRIKKPRSFQELELK, encoded by the coding sequence ATGAGACGAGACCGGAAAGTAGTGGCCATCGGTGGAGGAACGGGATTGTCCACTCTCGTTCGTGGCTTGAAACATTATCCGCTCGACATCACGGCCATCGTCACGGTAGGCGATGACGGCGGGAGTTCGGGACGTCTGCGTGACGAGTTTCATATGTTGCCTCCAGGGGACATTCGAAACGTCATCTTGGCATTATCGGAAGTCGAGCCATTAATGGATAAAATTTTGCAATACCGATTCGACACGGGCTATGGCTTAGAAGGGCACTCCCTCGGAAACTTGATGCTCACGGCGGCGACGCACATTTGTGAAGGCTCGTTTGTGAAAGCGATTGACGTCATGTCACAGCTCTTGAACGCACAAGGGAAGGTATTGCCGGTCACAGAGACGCTCATGACACTCGCGGCGGAGTTCGAAGACGGAACGATTGTCAAAGGGGAATCCAAAATCCCGCTCCAAGAGCAGCCGATTAAACGCCTGTTCTTACTCGAGGACGGCATCAAGCCGGCACCCGGGGTCGTTGAGGCAATTGAAGAAGCAGACGTCATCGTCCTCGGTCCAGGAAGTCTCTATACGAGCATCATCCCGAACTTACTCATCCCGGCCGTACGGGAAGAAATCATCCGCTCGAAAGTCCCGGTCGTCTACATTTGTAACGTTATGACACAACCGGGGGAGACGAAAGGTTATGACGCGATGAAACATTTGAAAGTCGTCGAGTCGTACCTCGGGAAGGCATCAATTGACACGATTGTTGTTAATAACGAGCCGATTGCTGAAGACTATTTAGAGCGCTATCTTGAAGACGGATCAGAAGAAGTCCGTTTCGACCGGAAAAAGCTCCGACACTACGGGACGAACGTCCTCGCAGGGGATATCGTTGACTATAACCGCGATTATATCCGCCATGACTCTGATGCCATCGCCGGACTTGTCATGCAACGGGTGCTTCGGATTAAGAAACCTCGTTCGTTTCAGGAGTTGGAATTGAAATAA
- the whiA gene encoding DNA-binding protein WhiA — MSFASDVKKELTQLEANDAEAKAELSALVRMNGVISLALGRGMTLDVSTENASIARRMYSLMKRLYDHPLDLFVRKKMRLKKNNVYIVRVSQHAETMLRDLEILGENYEMIRTLNSDMTRDENLARAYLRGAFLAGGSINHPKTSSYHLEVYSLYENHNQALRDLANRFDLNAKTLERKKGHILYMKESEKISDFLKLIGATRGMLEFEDARIIKDMRNSVNRLVNCETANLNKTVGAALRQVENIKFLERTVGLDVLPKKLREIAELRVTHQDVSLQELGEMLESGPISKSGINHRLRKIDQIAERVRSGGEIASS; from the coding sequence ATGAGCTTTGCATCAGATGTGAAGAAAGAACTCACCCAGCTCGAAGCAAACGATGCCGAGGCGAAAGCTGAATTGTCGGCACTCGTTCGGATGAATGGAGTCATCTCGCTTGCCCTAGGACGAGGTATGACCCTTGATGTCTCGACGGAGAACGCCTCGATTGCCCGGCGGATGTATTCATTGATGAAGCGGCTTTACGACCATCCGCTCGATTTGTTTGTACGGAAGAAAATGCGTCTGAAAAAGAACAACGTCTATATCGTCCGTGTATCACAACATGCAGAGACGATGCTTCGGGACCTCGAGATTCTCGGAGAGAATTATGAGATGATCCGGACACTGAACTCGGATATGACAAGGGACGAGAACTTGGCACGTGCCTATTTACGTGGGGCGTTTCTTGCGGGTGGGTCGATCAACCATCCGAAGACGTCATCGTATCACCTCGAAGTGTATAGTTTGTATGAAAATCATAATCAGGCGCTACGTGATTTGGCGAACCGCTTTGATTTGAACGCAAAGACGCTCGAACGGAAAAAAGGACATATCCTTTACATGAAAGAGAGCGAGAAAATCTCAGATTTCCTCAAATTGATTGGCGCCACACGAGGGATGCTGGAATTTGAAGATGCACGCATCATCAAAGATATGCGTAACTCCGTCAACCGTCTCGTCAACTGTGAGACAGCGAACTTGAACAAGACGGTCGGTGCGGCATTGCGTCAGGTTGAGAATATCAAATTCTTAGAACGGACAGTCGGACTCGATGTCTTGCCGAAAAAACTGCGGGAGATCGCCGAACTGCGTGTCACGCATCAAGACGTCTCCTTGCAGGAGCTCGGGGAGATGCTCGAGTCCGGACCAATATCGAAGTCAGGAATCAACCATAGACTTCGTAAAATTGATCAAATTGCCGAGCGTGTGCGCAGCGGTGGCGAGATTGCATCTTCGTGA
- a CDS encoding DUF2179 domain-containing protein, with translation MGQASQLLLILLLQLIFVPVLTLRTIMLVKGKTMIAAMFGTLETLIYIFALGIVFQDLTTLGMIVYAVGFGLGILLGGFVERKLAIGYNMIQVHTKEYPAELIQQMRDNGYGVTHYQGQGRDGIRYRLDVLAARTRMKELRELVEKHEPKAFLVAFDPIDFKGGYMMKGLRRPK, from the coding sequence ATGGGACAAGCAAGTCAATTGCTACTTATTTTATTGTTACAATTAATCTTCGTGCCGGTTCTGACCCTTCGAACGATTATGCTTGTTAAAGGCAAAACAATGATTGCAGCGATGTTTGGTACGCTAGAAACATTAATTTATATCTTCGCGCTCGGTATTGTATTCCAGGATTTGACGACGCTCGGAATGATCGTCTATGCGGTCGGGTTCGGACTCGGGATTTTACTCGGTGGCTTCGTCGAACGGAAACTCGCAATCGGCTACAACATGATTCAAGTTCACACGAAAGAGTACCCGGCCGAGCTCATTCAACAGATGCGCGACAATGGATACGGTGTGACACATTACCAAGGTCAAGGACGTGACGGAATCCGTTATCGTCTTGACGTATTGGCGGCCCGGACACGGATGAAGGAACTTCGTGAACTTGTCGAGAAACATGAACCGAAGGCGTTTCTCGTCGCATTTGACCCGATTGATTTCAAAGGCGGCTATATGATGAAAGGGCTACGTCGCCCGAAATGA
- the clpP gene encoding ATP-dependent Clp endopeptidase proteolytic subunit ClpP, giving the protein MLIPTVIEQTGRGERAYDIYSRLLKDRIILLGSAIDDNVANSIVAQLLFLAAEDPEKDISLYINSPGGSITAGMAIYDTMNFIKPNVSTICIGMAASMGAFLLQAGEKGKRFALPNAEIMIHQPLGGTQGQASDIKIHAERIIKMREKLNQIMAENTGQPLEVIERDTERDYFMAADQAKDYGLIDKVMTR; this is encoded by the coding sequence ATGTTAATTCCAACAGTTATCGAACAAACAGGCCGTGGGGAGCGCGCGTATGACATCTACTCACGCTTGCTCAAAGACCGTATCATCCTTCTCGGTAGTGCGATTGACGACAACGTCGCGAACTCCATCGTCGCACAGCTCCTCTTCCTCGCAGCTGAGGATCCAGAAAAGGACATCTCGCTCTACATCAACAGCCCAGGTGGTTCGATTACAGCAGGTATGGCGATCTATGACACGATGAACTTCATCAAGCCGAACGTGTCGACGATTTGTATCGGAATGGCTGCATCGATGGGTGCCTTCTTGCTCCAAGCCGGTGAAAAAGGTAAACGCTTCGCATTGCCAAACGCGGAGATTATGATTCACCAACCGCTCGGTGGCACACAAGGCCAAGCGTCAGACATTAAAATTCACGCAGAACGCATCATCAAAATGCGTGAGAAGTTGAACCAAATCATGGCAGAAAACACTGGACAGCCACTTGAAGTCATCGAACGCGACACAGAGCGCGACTACTTCATGGCAGCTGACCAAGCGAAAGACTACGGTCTCATCGACAAAGTCATGACACGCTAA